A region of the Anolis carolinensis isolate JA03-04 chromosome 1, rAnoCar3.1.pri, whole genome shotgun sequence genome:
AGGTAATAAGACACTGCAGACTTTTGGGAAGAAGGGAAATGATCTCTACATGCAGGTAAGAAGCAAAACATTGCCTGAAGTTACATAAATCTAAGAAACAGAGGTGAAAACAAGAGAGAAGGCATGAACCAAGGGGGTCCCTCTGTCTCTAATTGCTCTATATAGAGATTTTAATTCTTCTTCAGCTCCAACAATGTCACCATTTCACATCTACCTACACTGATACATTTCTGCAGTCTTGCATACTCTCTACGAAGCATGGAATGGTTGTGTGGGGCCTCTAAGATTGTTGAGTAAGTGGGGTGAGGTTGGGCACTGAGGAGGAAGGAGGTGAATACCAATCCTTGCAGTGTTCCGAAAAGTACATGCACACATGCTCACATGCATATCTTGTTAATAGGGTGCTATctttaatactctatatttttGTGATCAAGATGATTTTGCAGAAAATCCTTACTGTTAACAGATGTAAGAATATTTAGAAAATGTTGAGTTTGTTAATATGAAAATGTCAGCATCCCTTTCCTTGAAAAGACTTCATTACCTCTTGCTGTCTAATGAGAAAAGTATCAATAAAGCTCCGCTGGTCATTTTCATCCAGCTCTTTGAGGTGTTCTATGAATGTAGCATTTATGAAAGCAAAAAGCTCCTCTCTGTTATCAAGGAGAATTTTTCGACctccagaaagaaaacagagagcAGGAAACATGTTGTAGTACTGAAAcatgacaaggaaaaaaaagtcTCTGACTGTTATCAGGTGAATATTTCTAAACactttcaaattacagtagaataATTGTTAACCAGAACACAGGCAACCTCTCAAGcaactatttttaatagtaactcttgaGCAACCAGAATCAGCCTTTATCCAGCATCTATCAATCCCCATGGGTACTAGTTAACTGAGGGTCtactcagggctgtagccagaaaaatgggggggggggtttgaaaatttcagggggtgggttgaacccctgaaccccgccccccccccccccgccccccgctacagacctgtcaacatctacttgagatagtgcctggaggtactcttaattttttgcatctcatagacttggagatttggttaaccagttaaaccagttaaaattcatgagtaaaccaggttatttttttaacctgaaaaaattgggggggggggggctacaggCCTCACAACACCCTTTGCAGCAGGAAGATTCAGACAGAGAGTCGGATTGCCAAGAATCTACAGCTTTTGATGACAGTATCTGGGGTTGAAGCAAAAGGGATTCCCTACTCTCTAGCAGGAGGTGGAAGATGCTGATGACACATTACCATCATTTGCAGAGTGACAGAGACCAGCAGCTGTTGTTTTCAGGCTAAAAACTTTAATTTTCCTGTATTtctcaggagaaggaaagaggaggaaacgaGAAGCAGCatggagcccctcactatcacccatggagccccaaggcTCCATGGGAATCTTTGCTTTAGGGTGTCACTTGTTTTGTAGAAtactgtcagggattcctctttttcagaagaggaaggggagcaggaaagtgttcatgaatctgagggtgagttggagtctgaggaggagactttgctagtaccctcattgaGCAGTGACTCCCAAGCATAGAGTTCGGAATAAGAGCTCAGAAATATCAAATTCAATGCAACAAACCAAATATTCAGATAGTTTGGCAACATATTATGGCATGAAAGATCACAGAGAAGTCTAGGGGAACTAATAGGATCACGCTTTTTATCAAGACTATTAAAACTGTCTTAGTCCTAGATGAAAGCGCAAATGGGTTCAGTAACCAACCAGTTTGGTCCTCTGGCATATGTGAATTTGATCCTGTGACATGTAGAATTATTTAGTTCCTCAACTTTCAGATTCTGGATTTTTCAGAATTAACAACACTAAATGCTCACTTCCAGCCCACGCTATCTAGACTAGCAATACTTGGGTGTGGGAGTGAGACTACCAGGACTGAGGGGCTTCCAAAAACCCGGACATTTTGATTGATTAACTCCAGCAATCTTCGAAATATGGGATCTTCATATTCATATCGTCTGCCAAGTAGTATGGACACTATAATGCTGGCAACAGCTGCATTCATGACTGTAGTTGTCTCAAGTGGTTTCCCTATACAGCAAtataaaatttgaacaaaatgttAGATGTAATGAGATTATAGAAATAATATCaatgctaaatttccttttcaTAGATTTTAGATCTCTGAGTCAGCCTTCTCATGTATATGCTGTGTTCATTTTAGATACTGAGTCTAAGTTCTGATATATTGAGGATTATATAAACAAGGAACTGTTCAAAACATTTCAAGTGTCTCAAGAACTCTTGAGTGCAACTAAACATCATGTTGGCATAGGCTGTGGCTACAGTCATCAGAAAACTCCAGTTTAAAGGGCCCTGGGGCTGCTCCTTTGGCTGTTCACATTGCTGGCCAGTCCTAATGTGTGGTGGCAATACCACCTCACCACCAGCAAGCAGCTCTCTTCCAGAGGCTTACTGCTGACATCTCTTTTCTGGTCACATCACTCATTTCCTCAGCAAGTGATATGTCTTTCAACTGATTGGTAATGTGGACAATGATCCGCCTGTCCAGGGGCCAGATCCGCCTATCCAAATCCTCAAAACGCTTAGAATCTCTGCAGTAAAACCTGTGTTATCTTGATTCAGGTTAACAGCTGGAGGTAGCAGGTATGCAGAGTATGTGACCCACAGATTATATGGATTTACCGTAATAAATGAGCAGTGAGTCCATTTTATTCTGGCTGTGTAGACACAGACTAAATTAAACTTTTCCAGGGAAATCCTTGGAATGattgctctagagcagtgattcccaaagtgggcactaccgccccctggtgggtgctgcagcaatccagggtacggtgatggcacctattaggacacagaggcagggccaggggagggacagggcctcttcccaagtgccagagacagggctgagcacctgaggcacctgttaggacacaggggatggagctagaggagtgggtgtagcttcttcccaagagcccgagacaggggtgagaatctatacctctcctgaggcgcttgttgggacacagagggtggagctagggaagggggtggggcctccttccaagagcccaagacagggctgaacctttatacctctcctgagaggccttttaggactaaagggcagggctaggggcaggggcggggcctcttcccaagagtgcgagacagggctgagcctctgtttacctctcctgaggcgcttgttagaacacgggagtggggtatagaggttcagccccatcaggcacttgggaagaggccctgccccctcctctagccccaccccctgtgtcctggcaggcgctgcaggaccAGCGCTGCAGGACAGAAGCTcggccctgcctcagagctcgtaactccatccatcccagtcctggctgcccatttgtggccctgcccacctccccttgcagccctgcatcttggactaggggagaggctcaccCCGCCCTCTTGATCAGGAGcgacgcccacccctctaagccatgcccacCTTTtcaggggcgctgagtaatattttctctggaaagggggtggtaggccaaacaaatttgggaaccactgctctagaggctcAAGAAATATAACACAGCATTTTCAGCACTTTTAAACTGCCTTAGGGTAGATACTCTCTAGAGCagtcattctcaacctggggtccacagatatttttggtcttcaactcccagaaatcctaacagctggtaaattggctgggatttctgggagttgtaggccaaaaacatctggggaccccaggttgagaaccactgctctagagcatcaAAAGGaaaaaaccaaccaaccaacctttATAAGATTCCAGTTTCTTTGTCAGGATGCTGCACTCTTCAACAATTTTATCCTCTATGGATCTCTTGCCCATTCCGTAGTCCCGAAGTGTGGACAAGGTGAACCTCTGCATCACTTTCCAGTTCTTACCATGTGATAAAGTAAGAcctgaaaaatgtatttgtttatttaatttatttactgtacttataccccacccttctcaccccccaAAGAAGGCTCAGGGCTGTCAAGGTTATGGTTttatgtagtgaaatgtttaattcattgttgcAATGTAAGTGTGGAAATTTGCTTCGGTTAGCATTCTAGTGCTGAAGTAGTTAATTGCATAGAGCATTGATTTACTGCTAGAAGGGCAAAGGAATGAGACTTCCCTTTTGCTTATGTACAAGGGAACTAGTCACAGAGAATGGAATGTTGGGAGGAATTATTCTTTACTGATAAGAAATGCTTTCAGTCGCCACTATGATCTGCTTGAGATGAGACGTGTATAATAGCTTCGCTTTAAGTACATAGCTGTAGATAATGTCAATAAAAGGCTTTGAACTGCCGAGATTGACTGATGACAGTTTACTTTTCCGTGGGACTGGAATCTGAGACGGGGAAGAGGTATTTGTCTCAATTAACCTCTCACACACCAACAAGGGTGGCTTACAAACGATgataataattcaatgccagattcagacaacaatatcagtaaaacacaatattataaaactgtaaaaacatatacgcatcaattaaaatagtctttcaaatgattaaaacataCCAAACATATCAAAATATCAAAAGTCTAGCACCAAACTGAGCTTTGTAACCATTGAACCAATTGCTTGgaccattaatttttaaaattaatgtaatcattcaaaatgccaaaaattcaaaatatctttGCTTTTTCTGTCTGTACTGCTAACGTTTTAAATCTTGGATTTCTGCAATGGAGAGTACGGAGATCAGAGAAAAGCTGGTATTCCTAGAGTGCTATCTCTTTCATTGCTTCTTCACACTGATTTTCCCTGTCTCTTCCACTTGTAAATGCAGGTCAGGAACACAGTAACTGGTCATCTTTGGCTGAGTCCTTTAAGTTTCACAAGTAAGTTCTCCACATTGCAGCGATCTTTAAGACTCTTCACACCCCCAGCACTCAAGTCCAAAGGAGATACCAGCAGCCCATCTTCTTCATACGCTTTCTGCTCTTCTTTTCTTGggctttttggaattaaaagttCACTTTATAGTTATACTGGCATTAATTCAGCATTATAATGAGATGAACTTGTGAAGATTTCTTATTCTTAAGTAGCAttgataaaagaaaacattttttcatttatCAATCTGTCCATCATATCACTGTCTTTTTTATTCTTTCAGTCTCTTCCACTGTGATAACCTGTGAAACAAAGCTTGTTTTTACTCTTAGCTTTTAATGTACTTTAATGGTAAAAAGAGATTATCTTTTTTTTGGAATGAAAGTTTTTTATTTTCACTATTGTATTgcagaaattacatttttgatcaagataaaatgcaatacaattGTATTattgcttcccctccctccccactcCTCCCAaatccacacatacacacacatttaaacaTATACACTTTTGAATAGTGCCTCCTATCATTGTTTCCTATTATACTATTTCCTTCTCCTAGTCATCCTGCTGCAGTGACCTCCCATCTGTTGGGTTGAAAACATTCATATACCATCCTGTCATTCATAACCTATTTATCCATTTCCTACATTCCAAAAATGTTCACtatccattttcttttatttttttctctttcaccaTAAATCTTGACTCTTttgccttcctttcctctttttctgatcttgcattttcttcttttcttgtgTCTGATGATTTATGTTATTCAAATCAGCTTCTTCTGTGAGATACTTTAGCCCAAAAGCTAAAGTGAGAGTTGGACATACAAAACAAGTACCAAGCAGTGAGAAAAAACAATCTCAAATAAGTGGCTAGGAAGAATGTCCCACAGGCATAAATGTATCTAcattaatgcacagagcatgggaaataaacaagagtaACTGGGATTCTTAGCACAACTATTGGAATgtaataatgggggggggggggtacaacctatttcagagaaatagacaaAACAGGAAAGGGTTGGAGTAGCATTATATAGCAAGGATGTTCACACCTACAAAGAGATGCAGGCAACTAGACTGATCGCAAATTTAAAATTAAGAGAGCAAGAATTGAAAAACATGTACTTGTGGAGGTcaactacagacctccaagccagactgAAGACCTGAATGAGGCCTTCCTTGAACAGATGGCCAAACaggcagaaagaagagatatactagtaatgggagatttcaactattcTGATATCCATTAgaaaacaaattctgccaagagtacaaagtcaaaGAAATTCTTCACTTGCCTTATAagcaattttattgtccagaaggtggaTGAGGCAGGCAACAAAGGGAATGGCTATTTTGCATCTAATCCTAACCAACATTGAGGACCTGACCAATAGAGTGGAAGTGGTGAGGTCCTTAGGCGAAAGTGACTATGTTCTCCTGTAGTTTATGATACAGAGGAAAGTGGAAACTAAGAGAAATCAGACAtacattctagactttaggagagctgatttCAGGAATTCAGGGAAATACTGAGTGTGAGCCCATGGGCAGGAAAACTAAAATAGaagggagtttcttaaaagtgagatactgaaggcacaattacaaacagtgccaacaagaagaaaaacataAGAGAAGACTAAAAATGGCATGTACAAGAAATAGAAAGGTGGGGCGGGGGTTTCCAAACAAAgaatcaaacaaataaccaacatataTAGAGAAAAGGTACAAAAGGCTAAAACACAAAATGAACTCAAGATTGCCAAGAGATTCTAAACAATAAAAATGGGTTCTTTGGTTAtgacagtagaaaaaggaagcagTAGAGCCTCTGCTTGGAGAAGGTGGTGAATGTTAACAGGGACAGAGCAAAGGCATAGCTGCTCAACTTCTTCTTTGCTTCAGGTTTCTCATGAAAGGAAATCAGTGTTCAACCTCAGCAATATGAAATGGATGAGGCAATAGGGGAAAtgaaacccaaaataggtaaagtagTAGTCAAGGAATATCTGGctattctaaatgaattcaagactTCAGCACCAGATGAAATACATGAAAGAGTATTGATGGaattagcagaagttatttcagatcCGCTGGCAATAATCTTTGTAAATTCTTGGACAGCAACAAAAGTCCGAGCAAATGTTATCCctcttcaagaaggaaaaaaagaggatcCAAACAATTACCAACCAGGCAGCGTGACATCAATGCCAGGTGAGATtgtggagcagatcattaaggaggcagtctgcaatcgcttagaaaggaatgctgttatTCCTAAAAGTCaaaatggatttctcaaaaacaagtcatgccagattaatcttatctcttttttagaTAGTGTTACAAGCTTGGTAAATGCGCAGAATGCTGTGGTTCTAGCATACTTGATTTCagataaggcctttgacaaggtccccatgatcctctggcaaacaaactagtaaaatgggCTGGAGAATATGACTTTTCGGTGATTGTAATTGATTGAGCGACCAGACCCAAAGGGGGCTCACCAATGATTTAACTTCCTCCTGGAAACAAGTGACTAGTGGGGTACTGCAGCATTTTGTCCTGGGCCctgtgctattcaacatcttaattaaagacttggatgaaggtttacagggcatgcttatcaagtttaaaGATGACACCAAATAGGGAGATCTAGCTAATACCCCAGaacacaggatcagaattcaaaatgacatgAACAGATTAGACACCTGGGCCAAAACTAATGCACGACAAGTAATTGAAAAGGAAACAGTATTATCTTTGGGGCTGTCCTTCAGGTAATAAGGGAAGTGAGGAGTTTTTCTGATGGAAAATTAGTTCCACTGTGCCAAAACTATCACAACTATCACATAAGCAATCACAATGACTTTACCCGCCCCacaaagacacaacaacaacaacaacaacaacaactttatttttgtatgccgccaccatctcctcgaagtgactcagagcggcttacatggggtcaggcccaatcagtcacatttacataataaaaaatacagctaAAACACAAGTATCAACTAAAAACAGATTAACATACCATGGTTAAAACAGCATTACTATAAGACATTAAAAGTAATTAATAATCATCAGTGAGTCTTTAGAAGGTCCCATCCTAGGGCATGCTGGGTGACTAACAACTCATTAAAGTTAGAACTGCTGTATAAATCAAGTAGAACCATATAAAACAAAATACTTCACCAAAGCCATTTGAAAATTCTTCAAACATTGGAATGATGGGCCTCTCAGCAAATGCATCAGCCTGGTTCACGAGAGCCTCTTTCACCATCTCATACCCAGTCAACACTACCATTTTCTGGAATCCCATTTGGATGCTGAAGACGGGGCCATAAACTTTTGACAACTGGAATGAAGTATATTTTGAAAGTAGACATGAATACTTCTGGTCATTAGAAAGACCACATCACATAAAGGATGTGAATATAAAATATCTTTCACATTTCACAGATCTGATCCCCTTCTGGCTTTCTTTTTATTTGATGATATGTATATTATGcaatgggagccccggtggcgaagtatgttaaagcactgagctgctgaacttgcagaccgaaaggtcgcaggttcaaatcccgggagcggagtgagcgcccgctgttagctccagcttctgccaacctagcggttcgaaaacatgccaatgtgcgtagatcaataggtaccgctccagcggaaaggtaacggcgctccatgaagtcatgctggccacatgacctatggacaatgccggcccttcagcttagaaatggagatgaacaccaacccccagagtcagacatgactggacttaacatcaggggaaattttacctttacctatattatgCAAAGACTTTCTGTGACGCTGTTACATTTTATTCTCAATTATTAATTGTTTTCTCAATTTTAAATTACTATGAACTCAAGTCTGAGTGACTTGATTAGAAATTGTCCCTGAAGTAAATCATTTCTCATATTTCCAAGATCTGATCTCTTTTTGAGCTCCACTGTGTTTGATAATATGTTTATGATACTTCTTTAAAATGTAAGTGGCAACAGCATGAAGAAACAGAGCTTCTTTGTTGTTTACCACCTTAGTGCAGAACCCTATGCTCCAATATTATGTAGGGATGGAAATACGCAGGAACATTACTCCTGGCATTTTGTCAGAACTCATGCATGATTGACAGTGTTCTGTCATTTTCTGTTTCTGGCCTGGATTTATGTCCATTGTTCCTAGGTACCTGTTCTATcttattaatttgtttttttcatCTCATTAAGTGATGAATGCCTGTTGAAAATCCAAAAGTTCTGAGCAGGTTTGAACATATGTTGCCTCAGAGTACAATAGATTTGTAGTCGTGGTGGAGGAAAAGCAATCATTTAAGAAGGAAGCAAGTGTGTGTATAATGAATGAGCACAGGAAGCTCTAGTTTGTTACTGTTTGGACATGATTGTGGGATCTATTACTCTCTGAAGTAGAGTCAGAGGTTGAGTCTTAGTGGTGGATATTTTTGTTTTCCAAGAATGCCCTAGACAAATTCCTCCCTCTTGCACATAAACACAATGCATGGTACATCCACCAATGCCctctttgtttttactttttcagCCAATAAGCCCTTACAATTCATGAACATTATTTTTAGtctaaaaagaataaaaattgcAGAGCATTAAATAAACACTGAGAAAACAACAGGCTTTTAACATTGTCAGTTGTACACATTTTAGGATTTGTTCTAATGTGGCtcaaaaaaagctttaaaatgaTGGACTTTGCCCTGGCACAGAAAGAAGATAAAACATTACCTTCAGCATTGTTCTGTGAGGCCTCTCCTGATCTATTATATGGAGATTTCCAAGAATTGGTAAAGGCTTGGGACCTGGAAGAAGAACTGTAATTTGGGAACTGTAATTCCAGAAATGACCCATTTTTAAAACCAGCAAAATTATAAGGGTAATTAGGAAAAATATTGTAATTGGATGTAGCCAATCCATTTCTCCAGGAAGCAGTTTTCTGCAGCACCTGCAATGAAAGTTGCAATGTGATTTAATCAAGGACAGTTGGAATAGGGTGTACTTATATTTTCTACAAATGAACTAGACAAGGTGATAGGTTGCCTCTGGCAAATCATTTACAGTACTTGTTTTGTTTATAAAGTTTAACAGTTGGTACTGCCAAGAATAATTTGGCTTCCTGAACCATGGTCTGCGTTTCCACGAAAATGGGCCTCTAGAACAGGGCGGGATGCACCTCACACAAGTTGGAATAAATGTTTTTGCTGAGAAACTCAAAAACCTGATCTGGTGGACTTTAAACTGAGTTGTGTGGGGGAGAGTTACAATATTCCTGGGATAGGATCGGTTTTTTCTATAAGTTCCTTTAGCCTAAAGGCTAAAAAGAGAGTTGGACAAACAGAACAAGTACCAAGCAGTAAAAGGACAGTAATCTCAAGTAACCAGCTAGGGTGAATATCCTATGGGCTTAGATGtctctacactaatgcacagagcatgggaaataaacaagaggaACTGGAACCTgtagcacaacaaaacagttaCTATATAATaaacatcactgaaacctggtgaaa
Encoded here:
- the LOC100556366 gene encoding cytochrome P450 2K4 isoform X3, whose translation is MDWLHPITIFFLITLIILLVLKMGHFWNYSSQITVLLPGPKPLPILGNLHIIDQERPHRTMLKLSKVYGPVFSIQMGFQKMVVLTGYEMVKEALVNQADAFAERPIIPMFEEFSNGFGLTLSHGKNWKVMQRFTLSTLRDYGMGKRSIEDKIVEECSILTKKLESYKGKPLETTTVMNAAVASIIVSILLGRRYEYEDPIFRRLLELINQNVRVFGSPSVLYYNMFPALCFLSGGRKILLDNREELFAFINATFIEHLKELDENDQRSFIDTFLIRQQEEKSNNINGYFHNENLKTLVANLFAAGMETTSTTLRWALLLMMKHPEIQCKVQEEIAVTIGSAQPRAEHRKKMPYTDAVIHEVQRYANIIPTNLPHATTKDITLKGYFIPKGSHIITLLSSVLHDDSQWKKPLRFYPEHFIDPEGNFIKRDAFMPFSAGRRQCAGETLAKMELFLFFTTLMQKFTFQPAPGTSREDLDLTPAVGFTTPPMPFDVCALPR
- the LOC100556366 gene encoding cytochrome P450 2K4 isoform X2; its protein translation is MDWLHPITIFFLITLIILLVLKMGHFWNYSSQITVLLPGPKPLPILGNLHIIDQERPHRTMLKLSKVYGPVFSIQMGFQKMVVLTGYEMVKEALVNQADAFAERPIIPMFEEFSNGFGLTLSHGKNWKVMQRFTLSTLRDYGMGKRSIEDKIVEECSILTKKLESYKGKPLETTTVMNAAVASIIVSILLGRRYEYEDPIFRRLLELINQNVRVFGSPSVLEKSNNINGYFHNENLKTLVANLFAAGMETTSTTLRWALLLMMKHPEIQCKVQEEIAVTIGSAQPRAEHRKKMPYTDAVIHEVQRYANIIPTNLPHATTKDITLKGYFIPKVGGSVQARPLPKWSFSSSLQLLCRNSPSSQPLAPLGKTWTLPLQLGLQHPQCPSMSVLCPVEKAQACYVSISTILLFYSPRKLTVRTILYN
- the LOC100556366 gene encoding cytochrome P450 2K4 isoform X1, with product MDWLHPITIFFLITLIILLVLKMGHFWNYSSQITVLLPGPKPLPILGNLHIIDQERPHRTMLKLSKVYGPVFSIQMGFQKMVVLTGYEMVKEALVNQADAFAERPIIPMFEEFSNGFGLTLSHGKNWKVMQRFTLSTLRDYGMGKRSIEDKIVEECSILTKKLESYKGKPLETTTVMNAAVASIIVSILLGRRYEYEDPIFRRLLELINQNVRVFGSPSVLEKSNNINGYFHNENLKTLVANLFAAGMETTSTTLRWALLLMMKHPEIQCKVQEEIAVTIGSAQPRAEHRKKMPYTDAVIHEVQRYANIIPTNLPHATTKDITLKGYFIPKGSHIITLLSSVLHDDSQWKKPLRFYPEHFIDPEGNFIKRDAFMPFSAGRRQCAGETLAKMELFLFFTTLMQKFTFQPAPGTSREDLDLTPAVGFTTPPMPFDVCALPR